One Callospermophilus lateralis isolate mCalLat2 chromosome 6, mCalLat2.hap1, whole genome shotgun sequence genomic region harbors:
- the Mdga1 gene encoding MAM domain-containing glycosylphosphatidylinositol anchor protein 1 isoform X1 translates to MEVTCLLLLALIPFHCRGQGVYAPAQAQIVHAGQACVVKEDNVSERVYTIREGDTLVLQCLVTGHPRPQVRWTKTAGSASDKFQETSVFNETLRIERIARTQGGRYYCKAENGVGVPAIKSIRVDVQYLDEPVLTVHQTVSDVRGNFYQEKTVFLRCTVNSNPPARFIWKRGSDTLSHSQDNGVDIYEPLYTQGETKVLKLKNLRPQDYASYTCQVSVRNVCGIPDKAITFRLTNTTAPPALKLSVNETLVVNPGENVTVQCLLTGGDPLPQLQWSHGPGPLPLGALAQGGTLSIPSAQARDSGYYNCTATNNVGNPAKKTVNLLVRSMKNATFQITPDVIKESENIQLGQDLKLSCHVDAVPQEKVTYQWFKNGKPARMSKRLLVTRNDPELPAVTSSLELIDLHFSDYGTYLCMASFPGAPVPDLSVEVNISSETVPPTISVPKGRAVVTVREGSPAELQCEVRGKPRPPVLWSRVDKEAALLPSGLPLEETADGKLRLERVSRDMSGTYRCQTARYNGFNVRPREAQVQLNVQFPPEVEPTSQDVRQALGRPVLLRCSLLRGSPQRIASAVWRFKGQLLPPPAVLPAAAEAPDHAELRLDAVTRESSGSYECSVSNDVGSAACLFQVSAKAYSPEFYFDTPNPTRSHKLSKNYSYVLQWTQREPDAVDPVLNYRLSVRQLNQHNAMVKAIPVRRVEKGQLLEYLLTDLRVPHSYEVRLTPYTTFGAGDMASRIIHYTEPINSPNLSDNTCHFEDEKICGYTQDLTDNFDWTRQNALTQNPKRSPNTGPPTDISGTPEGYYMFIETSRPRELGDRARLVSPLYNASAKFYCVSFFYHMYGKHIGSLNLLVRSRNKGALDTHAWSLSGNKGNVWQQAHVPINPSGPFQIIFEGVRGSGYLGDIAIDDVTLKKGECPRKQMDPNKVVVMPGSRAPYRSSPQLWGPVVIFLLAMQR, encoded by the exons CTCCAGCCCAGGCCCAGATCGTGCACGCGGGCCAGGCGTGTGTGGTGAAGGAGGACAACGTCAGCGAGCGCGTCTACACCATCCGGGAGGGGGACACCCTCGTGCTGCAGTGCCTGGTCACCGGGCACCCCCGGCCCCAG GTGCGGTGGACCAAGACCGCGGGCAGCGCGTCCGACAAGTTCCAGGAGACGTCGGTGTTCAACGAGACCCTGCGCATCGAGCGCATCGCGCGGACGCAGGGTGGTCGCTACTACTGCAAGGCGGAGAACGGCGTGGGCGTGCCGGCCATCAAGTCCATCCGCGTGGATGTGCAGT ACCTGGACGAGCCAGTGCTGACGGTGCATCAGACAGTGAGTGACGTGCGAGGCAACTTCTACCAGGAGAAGACGGTGTTCCTGCGCTGCACGGTCAACTCCAACCCGCCCGCCCGCTTCATCTGGAAGCGGGGCTCAGACACCCTGTCCCACAGCCAGGACAACGGGGTGGACATCTATGAGCCCCTCTACACCCAG GGGGAGACCAAGGTCCTGAAGCTGAAGAACCTGCGGCCCCAGGACTATGCCAGCTACACCTGCCAGGTGTCTGTACGTAACGTGTGTGGCATCCCCGACAAGGCCATCACCTTCCGGCTCACCAACACCACGG CACCGCCAGCCCTCAAGTTGTCTGTGAACGAGACTCTGGTGGTGAACCCTGGGGAGAACGTGACGGTGCAGTGTCTGCTGACAGGCGGGGACCCCCTGCCCCAGCTGCAGTGGTCCCACGGGCCTGGCCCGCTGCCCCTGGGTGCTCTGGCCCAGGGTGGCACCCTCAGCATCCCGTCAGCGCAGGCCCGGGACTCCGGCTACTACAACTGCACAGCCACCAACAACGTGGGCAACCCTGCCAAGAAGACCGTCAACCTGCTGGTGCGAT CCATGAAGAACGCCACCTTCCAGATCACCCCCGACGTGATCAAGGAGAGCGAGAACATCCAGCTGGGACAGGACCTGAAGCTGTCCTGCCACGTGGATGCAGTGCCCCAGGAGAAGGTGACCTACCAGTGGTTCAAGAATGGCAAGCCAGCACGCATGTCCAAGAGGCTGCTGGTGACCCGCAATGACCCCGAGTTGCCTGCCGTCACCAGCAGCCTGGAGCTCATCGACCTGCACTTCAGCGACTACGGCACCTACCTGTGCATGGCTTCCTTCCCGGGGGCGCCGGTGCCCGACCTCAGCGTCGAGGTCAACATCTCCTCCGAGACAG TGCCGCCCACCATCAGTGTGCCCAAGGGCAGGGCGGTGGTGACTGTGCGCGAGGGCTCCCCCGCGGAGCTCCAATGCGAGGTGCGAGGCAAGCCCCGGCCGCCCGTGCTCTGGTCCCGCGTGGACAAGGAGGCTGCCCTGCTGCCCTCGGGGCTGCCCCTGGAGGAGACCGCCGATGGGAAGCTGCGACTGGAGCGCGTGAGCCGAGACATGAGCGGGACCTACCGCTGCCAGACGGCTCGCTACAATGGCTTCAACGTGCGCCCTCGCGAGGCCCAGGTGCAGCTGAACGTGCAGT TCCCCCCGGAGGTGGAGCCCACTTCCCAGGATGTGCGCCAGGCACTGGGCCGCCCCGTGCTCCTGCGCTGCTCGCTACTTCGAGGCAGCCCCCAGCGCATCGCCTCGGCCGTGTGGCGCTTCAAAGGGCAGCTGCTGCCGCCGCCGGCCGTCCTCCCCGCCGCCGCGGAGGCCCCCGACCACGCCGAGCTGCGCCTCGATGCCGTAACCCGTGAAAGCAGCGGCAGCTACGAGTGCAGCGTCTCCAACGACGTGGGTTCGGCGGCCTGCCTCTTCCAGGTCTCGG CCAAAGCCTACAGCCCGGAGTTTTACTTCGACACCCCCAACCCCACCCGCAGCCACAAGCTGTCCAAGAACTACTCCTACGTACTGCAGTGGACGCAGAGGGAGCCGGACGCTGTTGACCCTGTGCTCAACTACAGACTCAGTGTCCGCCAG TTGAACCAGCACAATGCCATGGTCAAGGCCATCCCTGTGCGGCGTGTGGAGAAGGGGCAGCTGCTGGAATATCTCCTGACTGATCTCCGTGTGCCCCACAGCTATGAAGTCCGCCTCACGCCCTATACCACCTTTGGGGCTGGTGACATGGCTTCCCGCATCATCCACTACACAGAGC CCATCAACTCTCCAAACCTTTCAG ATAACACCTGCCACTTTGAGGACGAGAAGATCTGTGGCTACACCCAGGACCTGACAGACAACTTCGACTGGACGCGGCAGAACGCTCTCACCCAGAACCCCAAGCGCTCCCCCAATACCGGCCCCCCCACTGACATCAGTGGCACCCCTGAGG GCTACTACATGTTCATTGAGACGTCGAGACCCCGGGAGCTGGGGGACCGTGCGAGgttggtgagtcccctctacaacGCCAGTGCCAAGTTCTACTGCGTGTCTTTCTTCTACCACATGTACGGGAAGCACATCG GCTCCCTCAACCTCCTTGTGCGGTCCCGGAACAAAGGGGCTCTGGACACACACGCCTGGTCCCTCAGTGGCAATAAGGGCAACGTGTGGCAGCAGGCACATGTGCCCATCAACCCCAGTGGGCCCTTCCAG ATTATTTTTGAGGGGGTTCGAGGCTCCGGCTACCTGGGGGATATTGCCATAGACGACGTCACACTGAAGAAAGGAGAGTGTCCCCGGAAGCAGATGGATCCCAATAAAG TGGTGGTGATGCCGGGCAGCAGAGCTCCCTACCGGTCCAGCCCACAGCTCTGGGGGCCCGTGGTCATCTTCCTGTTGGCGATGCAGAGATGA
- the Mdga1 gene encoding MAM domain-containing glycosylphosphatidylinositol anchor protein 1 isoform X2 produces the protein MEVTCLLLLALIPFHCRGQGVYAPAQAQIVHAGQACVVKEDNVSERVYTIREGDTLVLQCLVTGHPRPQVRWTKTAGSASDKFQETSVFNETLRIERIARTQGGRYYCKAENGVGVPAIKSIRVDVQYLDEPVLTVHQTVSDVRGNFYQEKTVFLRCTVNSNPPARFIWKRGSDTLSHSQDNGVDIYEPLYTQGETKVLKLKNLRPQDYASYTCQVSVRNVCGIPDKAITFRLTNTTAPPALKLSVNETLVVNPGENVTVQCLLTGGDPLPQLQWSHGPGPLPLGALAQGGTLSIPSAQARDSGYYNCTATNNVGNPAKKTVNLLVRSMKNATFQITPDVIKESENIQLGQDLKLSCHVDAVPQEKVTYQWFKNGKPARMSKRLLVTRNDPELPAVTSSLELIDLHFSDYGTYLCMASFPGAPVPDLSVEVNISSETVPPTISVPKGRAVVTVREGSPAELQCEVRGKPRPPVLWSRVDKEAALLPSGLPLEETADGKLRLERVSRDMSGTYRCQTARYNGFNVRPREAQVQLNVQFPPEVEPTSQDVRQALGRPVLLRCSLLRGSPQRIASAVWRFKGQLLPPPAVLPAAAEAPDHAELRLDAVTRESSGSYECSVSNDVGSAACLFQVSAKAYSPEFYFDTPNPTRSHKLSKNYSYVLQWTQREPDAVDPVLNYRLSVRQLNQHNAMVKAIPVRRVEKGQLLEYLLTDLRVPHSYEVRLTPYTTFGAGDMASRIIHYTEHNTCHFEDEKICGYTQDLTDNFDWTRQNALTQNPKRSPNTGPPTDISGTPEGYYMFIETSRPRELGDRARLVSPLYNASAKFYCVSFFYHMYGKHIGSLNLLVRSRNKGALDTHAWSLSGNKGNVWQQAHVPINPSGPFQIIFEGVRGSGYLGDIAIDDVTLKKGECPRKQMDPNKVVVMPGSRAPYRSSPQLWGPVVIFLLAMQR, from the exons CTCCAGCCCAGGCCCAGATCGTGCACGCGGGCCAGGCGTGTGTGGTGAAGGAGGACAACGTCAGCGAGCGCGTCTACACCATCCGGGAGGGGGACACCCTCGTGCTGCAGTGCCTGGTCACCGGGCACCCCCGGCCCCAG GTGCGGTGGACCAAGACCGCGGGCAGCGCGTCCGACAAGTTCCAGGAGACGTCGGTGTTCAACGAGACCCTGCGCATCGAGCGCATCGCGCGGACGCAGGGTGGTCGCTACTACTGCAAGGCGGAGAACGGCGTGGGCGTGCCGGCCATCAAGTCCATCCGCGTGGATGTGCAGT ACCTGGACGAGCCAGTGCTGACGGTGCATCAGACAGTGAGTGACGTGCGAGGCAACTTCTACCAGGAGAAGACGGTGTTCCTGCGCTGCACGGTCAACTCCAACCCGCCCGCCCGCTTCATCTGGAAGCGGGGCTCAGACACCCTGTCCCACAGCCAGGACAACGGGGTGGACATCTATGAGCCCCTCTACACCCAG GGGGAGACCAAGGTCCTGAAGCTGAAGAACCTGCGGCCCCAGGACTATGCCAGCTACACCTGCCAGGTGTCTGTACGTAACGTGTGTGGCATCCCCGACAAGGCCATCACCTTCCGGCTCACCAACACCACGG CACCGCCAGCCCTCAAGTTGTCTGTGAACGAGACTCTGGTGGTGAACCCTGGGGAGAACGTGACGGTGCAGTGTCTGCTGACAGGCGGGGACCCCCTGCCCCAGCTGCAGTGGTCCCACGGGCCTGGCCCGCTGCCCCTGGGTGCTCTGGCCCAGGGTGGCACCCTCAGCATCCCGTCAGCGCAGGCCCGGGACTCCGGCTACTACAACTGCACAGCCACCAACAACGTGGGCAACCCTGCCAAGAAGACCGTCAACCTGCTGGTGCGAT CCATGAAGAACGCCACCTTCCAGATCACCCCCGACGTGATCAAGGAGAGCGAGAACATCCAGCTGGGACAGGACCTGAAGCTGTCCTGCCACGTGGATGCAGTGCCCCAGGAGAAGGTGACCTACCAGTGGTTCAAGAATGGCAAGCCAGCACGCATGTCCAAGAGGCTGCTGGTGACCCGCAATGACCCCGAGTTGCCTGCCGTCACCAGCAGCCTGGAGCTCATCGACCTGCACTTCAGCGACTACGGCACCTACCTGTGCATGGCTTCCTTCCCGGGGGCGCCGGTGCCCGACCTCAGCGTCGAGGTCAACATCTCCTCCGAGACAG TGCCGCCCACCATCAGTGTGCCCAAGGGCAGGGCGGTGGTGACTGTGCGCGAGGGCTCCCCCGCGGAGCTCCAATGCGAGGTGCGAGGCAAGCCCCGGCCGCCCGTGCTCTGGTCCCGCGTGGACAAGGAGGCTGCCCTGCTGCCCTCGGGGCTGCCCCTGGAGGAGACCGCCGATGGGAAGCTGCGACTGGAGCGCGTGAGCCGAGACATGAGCGGGACCTACCGCTGCCAGACGGCTCGCTACAATGGCTTCAACGTGCGCCCTCGCGAGGCCCAGGTGCAGCTGAACGTGCAGT TCCCCCCGGAGGTGGAGCCCACTTCCCAGGATGTGCGCCAGGCACTGGGCCGCCCCGTGCTCCTGCGCTGCTCGCTACTTCGAGGCAGCCCCCAGCGCATCGCCTCGGCCGTGTGGCGCTTCAAAGGGCAGCTGCTGCCGCCGCCGGCCGTCCTCCCCGCCGCCGCGGAGGCCCCCGACCACGCCGAGCTGCGCCTCGATGCCGTAACCCGTGAAAGCAGCGGCAGCTACGAGTGCAGCGTCTCCAACGACGTGGGTTCGGCGGCCTGCCTCTTCCAGGTCTCGG CCAAAGCCTACAGCCCGGAGTTTTACTTCGACACCCCCAACCCCACCCGCAGCCACAAGCTGTCCAAGAACTACTCCTACGTACTGCAGTGGACGCAGAGGGAGCCGGACGCTGTTGACCCTGTGCTCAACTACAGACTCAGTGTCCGCCAG TTGAACCAGCACAATGCCATGGTCAAGGCCATCCCTGTGCGGCGTGTGGAGAAGGGGCAGCTGCTGGAATATCTCCTGACTGATCTCCGTGTGCCCCACAGCTATGAAGTCCGCCTCACGCCCTATACCACCTTTGGGGCTGGTGACATGGCTTCCCGCATCATCCACTACACAGAGC ATAACACCTGCCACTTTGAGGACGAGAAGATCTGTGGCTACACCCAGGACCTGACAGACAACTTCGACTGGACGCGGCAGAACGCTCTCACCCAGAACCCCAAGCGCTCCCCCAATACCGGCCCCCCCACTGACATCAGTGGCACCCCTGAGG GCTACTACATGTTCATTGAGACGTCGAGACCCCGGGAGCTGGGGGACCGTGCGAGgttggtgagtcccctctacaacGCCAGTGCCAAGTTCTACTGCGTGTCTTTCTTCTACCACATGTACGGGAAGCACATCG GCTCCCTCAACCTCCTTGTGCGGTCCCGGAACAAAGGGGCTCTGGACACACACGCCTGGTCCCTCAGTGGCAATAAGGGCAACGTGTGGCAGCAGGCACATGTGCCCATCAACCCCAGTGGGCCCTTCCAG ATTATTTTTGAGGGGGTTCGAGGCTCCGGCTACCTGGGGGATATTGCCATAGACGACGTCACACTGAAGAAAGGAGAGTGTCCCCGGAAGCAGATGGATCCCAATAAAG TGGTGGTGATGCCGGGCAGCAGAGCTCCCTACCGGTCCAGCCCACAGCTCTGGGGGCCCGTGGTCATCTTCCTGTTGGCGATGCAGAGATGA